The following DNA comes from Chloroflexota bacterium.
GACGGCGGCCGCCAGGATCAGCACGACCTGGATGACGGGGAAGTCTCGGCGGAAGATGCTGTCCACCGCCAGCTTGCCGATGCCCGGCCACGCAAACACCGACTCGGTGATGACTGCGCCGCCGAGGAGGACGCCGATCTGCAGCCCGAGCACCGTCACGACGGGAATCGCAGCGTTCTTGACCGCGTGCAGAAGGACCACCGTCCGCTCTGACAGCCCCTTGCTGCGCGCGGTGCGGACGTACTCCTTCCCCAGCACCTCCAGCATGCTCGACCGCGTCAGCCGGGCGACGAGCGCCGTCGGGTAGGCGGCGAGCGTGAGCGCGGGCAGGACGAGGTAGGCCGGGCTCTCGTAGCCAGAGGTTGGCAGCCAGCCGAGCAGCACCCCGAACAGCAGGATCATCATGATCCCGAGCCAGAAGTTCGGGAGGGACTGCCCGAGTGCCGCCAGGAAGATGCTGCCGTAGTCAAAAATGGTGCGGTGGCGGGCCGCGGCCAGGATGCCGGCCGGCACGCCGAACAACACCGTCAGGGTGAAGGCCGCCAGCGCCAGGTGGATCGTCGGCCAGACACGCTCGGCCACGACATCACGGGCCGGCGCGTTGAACTGGTAGGACTGGCCGAAGTTCCCCAGCGCGATGCTCTTCATGAAGACGCCGTACTGGACGTACAACGGCTCCTCCAGCCCCAGTTGCTCGCGGAGCTGGGCGACCTGGGCGTTCGACGCCCCTTCGGGCAGCAGCATCTTGGCAGGGTCGCCGGGCAGCACCCGCAAGATGCCGAACACCACCAGCGACACGCCGAACAGCGTCAACGCCGAGTGGAGGATTCGTCTGAGTACGTATGCGCGCATCCTGGTTTCCGCCCTCGCCGTCTGCCGCGCGGCCTGAACGGCGGCCAATGGTGCGCGCGGCCCGAAGCGTCACCGCCCGGGCCGCGCAGCACAGGTGTGTCATCCCGACCGAAGCGAGGAACGAATCTCCTTGTTGTCGTCATCCCGACCCCATTCGGCACGCTCAGGGCCAGCTACGCGAGGAACGAGCACACCCCT
Coding sequences within:
- a CDS encoding ABC transporter permease, with translation MRAYVLRRILHSALTLFGVSLVVFGILRVLPGDPAKMLLPEGASNAQVAQLREQLGLEEPLYVQYGVFMKSIALGNFGQSYQFNAPARDVVAERVWPTIHLALAAFTLTVLFGVPAGILAAARHRTIFDYGSIFLAALGQSLPNFWLGIMMILLFGVLLGWLPTSGYESPAYLVLPALTLAAYPTALVARLTRSSMLEVLGKEYVRTARSKGLSERTVVLLHAVKNAAIPVVTVLGLQIGVLLGGAVITESVFAWPGIGKLAVDSIFRRDFPVIQVVLILAAAVFIVINLLVDLTYTVLDPRIRYS